The Malus domestica chromosome 08, GDT2T_hap1 genomic interval ATGGATCCGATTATTTGTATGCGAAGATTTTAGGGCGTAATTCAGTTCCAACTAATTGCATAATCTTGTAGGGTATGTTTGGGTGAGGAACTTCCAAATTTCAAGGGCTTTAGCAATAGCGATGACAACATGGATCACAGAAAGTTAGATAAGAGGAATTAGAAAATGCACCTCATGATCATTACAAAGGTATGTGATAGGGACTTGTAAATGACTCCTTCCAAGTAGTCAATTGCAAGTTCCTCTATCATGCCTTCTGTAATGTATTTCTACTTCCTTCTACAAAACATTTTGTGATccatttcttcatcattttgcCTAAATGCCTTGGAATTTGGAAGGCCCTCACCCAAACATAGGGTACCTAATGATACAAACCCATTTCCCAAACCCTCCCTTATATTTTGGTCTACTGCTTGTTCACAGTTTTGTCTACTAAGATTCGTATAGGTCAATGGTTCAATCCCTTCCAATGTAACCAAAAAAGACAAGAAAGAAAGTTCACAATACAAAAATTCCAGTACCAAAGTATATTACCTGTGAACCACCTTACGATCATGAAGATATGTCAACCCGCTTAAAATCTGCCATGTAAACACAGAGACTTGAGAATCCCTCAAGAGATACTTTTGATATAGATTTGCAAGTGAGCCTTTTGTTACAAGCTCAAGGAAGATATAGAGCTTAGTTTCGTCCTGTAATAAGATTACAATGAACAATTAGTGTACAAGTCAGGAGAATtcaataatatattaaattaacattGAAATACAGCGAGCTACGTTATCTTATGATTGCAGCTTGAGTAGTTGCATTGCTGAAGCATTTGTTAGATTGATCATTTTATGGTTCTACAAATAcatgtacatacatacacacatacaagTACAAATACCCATGCACTAACTACAACAACAAGAACACATGCAAAACGAATAGATAAATCTTCCCCAATAAGTAGAAAGTTGTAATTCCCACTAAACAAACTGGCAGGAACCAAATAGAAATGCaaaccaagaaagaaagaagcataCCTTGTCCGTGCCCAGATATTGAACTATGTTGTCATGTTCAAACTGACTTAAAAGATGAATCTCCTGTACAACAATAATCGTATTAGAAGGAAGAAGGTTAAGGGTTCCAGGAAACAAATAGCATCTACTAAGTAAGGAAAAAAAGTTATGCAGCTGAATGAAGTTTCAATCATTTAATAATGCCATTAGATGTTcttttttgaaaaacaaaataatgccATTAGATAGTAATTTGCAGCTGAACTAAGAAAAAGCAGAACAAGACTGCTTCTTTCGACCTGCTCAAGTTGGATTATGCTCTGCTTCCCCTGGCTCCCCTGATCCAGTAAAGAAACCTCCTTTACAGCAAAAAAGAATCCATCACTGCAAAAGAACAATTGCAGCATCACATAAACAGAGAGAGACCAACCCAGTTTAATGCAATCCCAAGTTCACCTTCTCCATCCTTTTTCTAACTTTACAATTTCTTGCTAAGAAAATTCTAAACGCTTTGAGTGGAAACGCCTAAAGTAGAATGGAATGCACagcatgaaaaataaaagtaggATAAAATGGCAAGTCAATTGGGAAATGCTAAAGGAAAATGCTAGGGATAAAGGTTTTCGAGACTACCTCAAAGGTTTTACGGGTACATTATGCAAAAGATTAAAAACAAACAAGTGTGTAAATGGATAGCAGTACAAGAAACTATACAATTAGAAATGAGAATCTTTTAACCATGAATGGTGGTCCCCCTTGTTATGAAAGTGGTGGTAGTCTTGATATCCTATGTTTCTATTCGTTAGCGCTAAGTTCTTCATCGAATTCCCAGTCTCCTACCAAAGTAGAgttatttctttttcatttttgtttcaaattcaaagtAATCTTGTTCAGATTGGGTTTAAATCAAACAAAGTGCTAATCACCAACAACAAGGCAGGAACAAAAATTGATAAAGTTTTGGTAGCTAGagtaaatattaaaaaagattTTGGACAAATGGAGGTGGAAGATGATCACTTACTCAGTAAAGCCTTCATACACAGTCCCATAAGAACCACTTCCCAAAAGCTGACCCTTTTGCCACGATGACGAAACACTCCGCCTGAATTTCCCATTCGGAGAAAAAATACTATGGATTGGCTCCGGGTTCAATCTTACAATGCCAACAAAACCAACACTGTCATCTGCATTTTGATCATCATTACTGTCATTGGATGGAGATGAGTTACACTCGTCATTTGCTTCGTTTACCGCTTCCCTCTCGCCATTTGCTTTAACTGCAAGCTCCTCTTCATCCAAGCTCATATCGCCAACGCAAATCGGCGAATTTACACCAATGTGGTCCTCCAGGGGGGGAAATGATTTCAATACAACCGGAGGCGGGCGGGGACCTTTAATTCCTCCACCAGCACCGCCATTTTTCACATTTCCCCCAAATTCCGCCAAACTCGAAGCCTTAATTTCACTATCGAGCTGCCTAACCCTAGCTTCGGATTTCTTCTCCAAAACGTCAACGTTTGCTCTGTCTCGCAACTGAGGATGACGATTCTGATCGCGGAGGCGAGAGCGAGGGGTCATGCGGGCCCGCTGGGCCTCCCACGCTGCGATTGGGATGGCGAAGTCTTCGGGGCCGGAAAGGCCAAGGCTGCGGCAGATGAGGTCGAATTCACCGTCGATGCCACTGACACGGAAGCTGGTTCGGTCGGAGAGAGGGGACTGACGGCCGTGCGAGGAGGAGTAGGAAGGAGAATAAGAGGAAGGGGAGAAGGTAGAGGCGTCGTAGTCGATGTTCTTGCTGGCGTTTCGGCGTTCGAGTTTGGGTTTCGGACGTTTGGATTGCTTGGCGGCGTCCATGATTTGCTGCCgatgctgcttcttcttcttcgtcaaGTATAGTATGGTATGCTATGCAGCATCAAAGTCTCAAGTTGGAAGCTTGGAGGGTTGGAAGTGTGGCAGCCATTGACGGTTGCTTTGTTTTCTAGCTTCTGCTGTCGAGTGGCGCTCTAACGCGGTTCTGgattatttcaatttcaatcagagagcgagagagaaagATCTGAAACGCTGACACTTGGCGGTACCTTTGACGCCTTCTTGTGGAGGACGTCAAATGAAATGGTATCACCGTCACGTGGGATCTGTATTCAATAATACATTATCAactccaagtttttttttctacacATAATATGTTATTGGATTGGAATGTTATATGGCGGTGAACTCGTTCTATGTAAGTTACACTTCTAGTTGTGGTGCTAAGTTTTGTCGGTTTATCCATTAAGATGGAGTGTATTTGTGAGTAATAGATACGATAAATTGCTTAAGGTCTCGTTTGGTACGTCAAATTGTATTGGCTGTTTTTGTCAAATGGACTAATCTATCCATAGAATAGTATTGACTATATAATCAGACGTTTAGTTCAATATCAAACTAAAAATCGACTATTTTATATTCTTACTATTGTACCTAATAAAAGGGATGTCAATTAAaacatcaaaaataaaaaattatgggcattacAAAAAGTTTTACTATTCTTCTCTTTCCTCTCATCAAATAGAAAAAAGGGGATTTTAAGAGTCTTGCTTGTCATTTGGACTTTGGcatttatttttcctattttgtcaTTTATTTAGGGACTGCATTTCAAAaatctttatatattttttttaatgtatttttctttcaaaatgtatataaattttagagtgtaaaataaaatatttgaagTGTTATAAcaatttcctttattttaaccaaattacttaaaataatatacaaataaaataaattgaaaCCCTTCCTCTTGCCCAGATTTCTCCACTGCACCATCCCCTCACCACTCTCTCCCCTGTCCTGTCATGCCGTCTCTTCTGTCTCTCGAATATACCGGTTTGGTACAATCTTCAAAAATAGatgttttgcaattttttttttaacaaataatagtATATATGCTAACGAAATGCAAGAGTGGACTAGCATAAGCAATAAGCTTAtcataataatatggttcaacttCGCCTTAGGAATAAGCTTACCATAATAATATGAAATCTATCTACCTTTTTTAGAATATGGATCCTTGTCGGATCCTCTCTGTGAAAATTTGAGAATCCGTAAATCATATTAGTTTATCGTACATCATTcaatcagaaattattttaaatactttttaattaaaattaaatacaaacaataCCTGACAAAAATTAACTTCACAATGTACAATTAACAGACACGATTTACAAATTTTCATGATCCTCACAAGGACCCGAAGAGGATCCTGTCGGctttttttattcttgtttcaATGATACGTAACCTTATTTTTCTCTTGTCATTTGTTGTATAAGCATCATGCTTGACCCAGCAAAAACAAAGTAAGCCTCATGCTCGTGAAGTGTTCCCACACCTAAAAGGGTAAGACTAATTCTCGATGGGCCCGAAAAGACTTAAAATCATTTCAACTCTGACCACATTCAAATAACACCGTGTTTGAAGTTAATTGTAACCTTATACaaaatctttaaaatattttaacatCATTCATTTACTTATTATTCATTTCAACTAACCACAAAATCCAAGcggcaaaatttaatttactcctttttttatgggcctttttcttcttttggaatCAATTTTCCACTCAGAGTGAGATGTTAacatcaaaagaagaaaaatgcagTAACATAACACCAAGACTGCATACTCAGTAACCATTGAAAGAACAAAAACAAGTAGACAAATACGAAACGACGAGTATACGCTTCCAATCTAGTAACATTCTGCTCTTATAATGGGTTATAACCTGTTAGAAAATTGACTTCTTTCTTCTACAACAGATGCCTCCGGTGGACCTCACACGATATTTCTACTCCCTGTGAAGAAAATATTTGGGAAATGAATCAGTTAACAAACAGAATAAGCTGCAATTATCCATCCGCAAGGGGCGGGATGGAGGGTTATAATTGCATTTGATCTTCATGCTATCAAAGAAAATATGCCTCCCAACAGTTGAAACGTTCAATGCTGAATTAAAAAGACCGTCTAGATAGTTAACTGTCGAATCATGATTGATACATACAATATGAGAAATTAACATCTCTGCTTAGATATCAACCAATGAAAAGTCTAAGACAAAAGGAAACGCAAACAAATTATGAATACTACTGATACAAACCATTTTTAGATCAACCAAGGTGAACGGTATTATATTGTTTTGACAGTTATCCCTTTTTCATAAGAACTTCAGATGGTTATCCTATGTTTAATGAAAAGTGAAATGATCATATCATGTTCCCTGGTATAGCTTTAAGCCGTCTTTAAGCATTACTGGCTTATGAAAATAAATCTATTTAACTCCAACATGAGAATGCTCATAATCACAACTAAGTGAAGGCTCCTGCCAACATGCGGTATTGGGGAAGCAAGATGTACAGACACTCCTATTTCCAAGAGGCTGTGATGTAGGACAGAGAAGTGCAGTGGATCTTAGATTGTTTAGCGAATCAGGTCATTGGTGCAAGCCATCCCATTCCACAAAGGCTTAACTTCACATTGCTCACAAATTCACcttcaaaatcttttttttcCTGCCTGCATATAGCCCggaaagcacacttgaatcatAAAATAATGACTGGTTGTTGGCGGGTACCATGATCCCCAATACACTCGCAACTAGGCAATCAATCTCAGTTTAGCATGTCCTGGTTCTTTCAAAGGTAAGAGAGAAACCGACTTAAGATAAGACTTAAGACCAAGTAAATGATCTCTCATGGCAATAGAGGTCTTATTCACATAAAAGCCAAGAAGGGATTCCATAATAGCTGTCGTGATTGTGATCAAAACAAGATTCCAGTACGTTTGTATTCAAAAAGGAAACTCCGAAACACCTAATAAATTGCATTTTTCGTCTTTACAGTACATAAAAAAACAATACTGGAATTTCCCATTTCTGCAACTTAAGGTAAACAGAACGTCACCATTCTTAAGGGTTGTGCAATCAATAGCACAAAGGTAATCTGAAAATCATGACTAGAATATGATAACCAAAATAACACCCTGCTAACAATGATGAAATAGTTGATGTGATCGGTTAAACCTGGCTCCAAAATTGCTCTAGCAGCAATCTCATTGATTTGACACTAGAAGTTTAATAACCTAGCCATTGGAGGTAATTCAATAACGTTAAATAATGGACTGCCAAAACTGCTAGACATTCGCCTAATGTTGTAGAGATAAATATACCAATTCGAAGCATCCTTCataaccaattttttttaatcacaccAAAACAAGTTACTAAGCTTAACCAAGCACGCTGCACAACACCGAGTACTTGACCTAGTAGTTTAAGTGTGGTTCATCCAAGTAAGGAAAACTAGCTTCAGCATTCTGCCAAGCGTAAGCGTGGTTCCTACGTACCTAAGTTTGCTAAACTATCAATAATCACTAGATTACACAGTAGAATAAAAATTTTACTTAATATCTTTTCATATTTGCAGAAACTAGCAATCATATTCAAACCATTTACAGAGAGGGAAAGGGGCAAGGATCATACCACTTGATGAGCCAGCCAAACAGAAAATGCTGCATAATCGGAACCTTCCCCAACACCTCAGCCTTATACATCTTAAGCAACCCACTATTCACTTTGTTCCAATTAGGCACTCCACTGATATCATCCAACAATGGCGAGTGCTCCGAAAATGGACccttcttcaccttcttcacAAACTGAATGCACGAGAGATACAAATATTCTTTCGAAAAATTCTCCACGATATCATCATTGTGAACTGACTTAGGCTTCATATACTTATGCTCGATCAACTGCGACGCCCCGAAAATAAACGGCAGGAAATGGTAGTCATCGAGGCCCCAAACACCGTGAGACCCTGCCGGCTCCAGGCAATACACCAACTGCAGCTTCCTCATCAAGTCCAAGTACTTGACGAAAACTCGAGCCACGACGGCCGGATAATCTTCTTCTTTGATCACCCCCATTCTCGCCAGGCAGTAGAGCCAAGCAGCGAAGTTGGTCTCGTGCCCTGTACCGTAATCAATCCGGCTCGGGTTCCCGAAGCTATCAGTGAAATACGGAACGATCTCGATGGTAGAAGGGTGGAGATGCTCGGGGAGGAACTGCAGCatgagggagtggctggtttcGAACAATCGCTCGTGCCAGGAGCGGAATGAAACGTTGCCGTATCGGGCGGCTTGCTGGGTGGGTGGGATTTCGTCGACCCATTGAATTAGGGTCTCTAGAATGGAGATGATGGTGTTGACGGTGTCGGATTGGTGACAGGGGTCGGAGATTTTCTTGGCGCGGATGGACTCAGAGAGGGCGGCGACGAATCCGACAAAGTGTTTGCCGGAGAATGATTCGTGGAAGCGGCGGAGGTCGTCGGGGGACTGGATGACTTTGGAGGGGGATTGGAAGTGGAAGGGAGGGGAGATTTGGGGGACAGAGAGGGGTTGGGGTACAGGGGTGAGGATGATGGCCTGTTGGGAGTTAGAGTTTGGAGGGAGGTTGATGGCGGGAGCTCGGATTGGGCGGTAGTTTGGGGGAGGGGAGATGTCGGAGAAGGAGGGTGGGGGAGAGGCCATGGGGGTTGGGGCTCCGCATTTGCAGCAGGTTGGGGTGGAAAtggcggtggcggtggtggtgatGGAAGTTGGTGGAGATTCTGGGGACTTggggttttggtggtggtgctcCGATTTGCAGGAAGTTTGTAGGGGTTCCATTTTTGGAGAAATTGGAGGGAGAAAAGAGTGGCAAATTTACAGGGAGGGAGGAGCGACGAGGTTCCTGGACACTATGGGAGGGTGGTGATGATGGGCTGGGATCAAATTGCAAATGGGTTTCTTTCTTAAGCCCAATATGATTGTCCTTTGTTCTTAAGCCCAATTCCAATTGGATAAtcaatttcttttgtttcttgttaAGTGACTTGCAGGCAAAACAATTTTCGGGTCGGTTCGAGACCTTTTGGGTTGGAGTAGTACAAGATACGGGTCAATTccaacaaacaaaaattaaaaaaataaaatgttttcaaaatttggaaaagaagaattaaagttgggAAATATCTCATTATTTAAGCCATGGGATGACTTCTATTGTAATCATCTTTTCAATCAATTAATCAGATTATCCTTTGAGATTtctatcaaattggtggattccATAATTTTATTCTTCAATGATTTTTGCTTGTAATCCTTACTAGCTTCATGCTACGTCAACGGTTGGAAATCACTCGGCCTATAAAGTCTTATTGGTTTAGAGGAAGTCCACTCATCTCAATTGCTCAAGCATTTGAGTGATTGAATCCCTCAAACTCACAAAATCCTCTCCACTCTCCACCTTAAACCCAATCAGTTGGGCTACAGTGGAAGGAAGAAGGATTCAACTACTCAATCGGGCCACAATAGCCTAACCCAACACCTAAGGTCATGTGACGTCTCAcccacattaaaaaaattttgCGTCGCACATACGCATGACCGCAACTGGTCTGATAAAATGCAGGTAGTGGGGCCCACACTATAGGCTGTCAAGATTGATGCGAATATGAGCTGTTGGATTTTGCAAATCCGCTGGTCCGTGTTTAGTCctaattttcaaaaataaaaaataaatatctgAAAAAGACTTGTTGTGCCACATTTTGTCCACATGGCACAACTTGGACACTTggattgcaaaaaaaaataaaaatattatccaATGGCCCAtattaaatttgttattaaaaatatttaaaaattataaatacagaaaggaaaaaaaatgaaaagaatatgaaCCATGGCATGACTGGAACTAGATTGTAATTTCAAATAATAACAATTGACGTGACAAGATTGGTTAAAAGTCTTATTcgaaattaaacataaaatttatttaaatttttagtatCAATTGCCCAAACAATTCATTTACGGGGTAAGGATGTACTAGGACAATTATTATTCACCAAAACAATAATTACATTTGCTCAAGACGGGGCAATTATTGCCTTAGTAGGGTGTAAGTTCTCTTAGATTAGATGGATTCGGAAGTAATGATTGTCCTAGTTGACAGTATTTTCTTTTGCAATCCATTGCGTTTTggatttcaaattcaaaattaatatcGTGTGGACAAAGAGAATGATTTCCGTATCAAGCCAGACCCTGTGCATTTTTTTAGTAGAATACTCGTCCCCTGTCCAAATAAAGCTGTTTAACTCTATGAAAGGGTACTAATTATATCATATTTAACTAAACAGTGAATTGAATATTCTTTTTCTTCGAAACCcagaatttcttcttttattctaCAACCTCTCTTCTCATGTTACGACATGTGAAGTTGGAACAAACGTTGAAATTCATAAATTCCATACAAATTAAATAGAAATTTAAGAGTTTAGCAAAACCAAAAATAACTAATAAATTACACGATCTGCAAATGATGGATGAAAACTTGTTGGCATTGCACGAGTCTTCAGTCTCCACTGACACTGGTCCTCATTCATCATCTCCTCGTTTGGACAGCTGCAGCTCCAAATTTCCAAGTCCTTGTGAATATATACTTGGCTTCTAAGTGTAGATACATAGGGAGGGGTGCATTTTGCTCACTATCTTGAAGTAATGGCAATGCTCACCACATATTTATTAAGGTTCAAAAACATGTTAGACGTTAATTGGACGGCGGGCAGGAGCTTAGCGCCTAGCAGCGGcttatgcattttttttaattttaattaaattatataatatataaataaatgtctacttgtacttaaaaaaatacataattgtaaaatagaatgacatatagattataaagtattagaagaTGTTAAAAACACTAGGAACAAACGTAGAATGAATATTTAATCAAATATTTATAACAAGTATTTTACAGTTTATTGAAAACATCgaatacaaaatgaaaattatctattttatgtcTAAGTGAGAGTTGTGACCTAAGCAGGTACCCAGGCGAGTCTAGGTGGGCTAGACAAGCGCCTAGACTTGCTCTTTCTCAAGTTTCAAATGCCTAGGACTAGGAGTTAATCTCCGTGGGGGGGATGCCGCTTGGCTCATGTGCTAGTAGGAATTTTTAgaataatgttatttattattgttggatgagttgaaattttgatatttatgtcTATCACATGAATGTTGAAAACAGTCCAACTACTCCATTACACAtatcttaaaatttaaactcgTAATAAATAGAGCGGTGAAAAAAATATTACCCTAGAGAGAGACTAAAAAATATGAAGGAAACgtacaattacaacttttaaattaaTCTAAAGGTGAGAGTAAAAATGTACATGCCACTAGAAGGTACTTAAGAAACAAGTTTGGGAGAACTTTCCAGCCTGTGCTTTcatttcttataaaaaaatttagtagAATTCTGGCAAGGTTCAAG includes:
- the LOC103428929 gene encoding mitogen-activated protein kinase kinase kinase 1-like — its product is MDAAKQSKRPKPKLERRNASKNIDYDASTFSPSSYSPSYSSSHGRQSPLSDRTSFRVSGIDGEFDLICRSLGLSGPEDFAIPIAAWEAQRARMTPRSRLRDQNRHPQLRDRANVDVLEKKSEARVRQLDSEIKASSLAEFGGNVKNGGAGGGIKGPRPPPVVLKSFPPLEDHIGVNSPICVGDMSLDEEELAVKANGEREAVNEANDECNSSPSNDSNDDQNADDSVGFVGIVRLNPEPIHSIFSPNGKFRRSVSSSWQKGQLLGSGSYGTVYEGFTDDGFFFAVKEVSLLDQGSQGKQSIIQLEQEIHLLSQFEHDNIVQYLGTDKDETKLYIFLELVTKGSLANLYQKYLLRDSQVSVFTWQILSGLTYLHDRKVVHRDIKCANILVDASGSVKLADFGLAKATKFNDVKSCKGTAYWMAPEVVNLRNRGYGLAADIWSLGCAVLEMLTRQPPYSHLEGMQALFQIGQGEPPPVPDTLSRDARDFILKCLQVNPNSRPTAAQLLNHPFVKKPLHASPVPASPHCNSLRS
- the LOC103421372 gene encoding uncharacterized protein isoform X2, giving the protein MEPLQTSCKSEHHHQNPKSPESPPTSITTTATAISTPTCCKCGAPTPMASPPPSFSDISPPPNYRPIRAPAINLPPNSNSQQAIILTPVPQPLSVPQISPPFHFQSPSKVIQSPDDLRRFHESFSGKHFVGFVAALSESIRAKKISDPCHQSDTVNTIISILETLIQWVDEIPPTQQAARYGNVSFRSWHERLFETSHSLMLQFLPEHLHPSTIEIVPYFTDSFGNPSRIDYGTGHETNFAAWLYCLARMGVIKEEDYPAVVARVFVKYLDLMRKLQLVYCLEPAGSHGVWGLDDYHFLPFIFGASQLIEHKYMKPKSVHNDDIVENFSKEYLYLSCIQFVKKVKKGPFSEHSPLLDDISGVPNWNKVNSGLLKMYKAEVLGKVPIMQHFLFGWLIKWE
- the LOC103421372 gene encoding uncharacterized protein isoform X1 gives rise to the protein MEPLQTSCKSEHHHQNPKSPESPPTSITTTATAISTPTCCKCGAPTPMASPPPSFSDISPPPNYRPIRAPAINLPPNSNSQQAIILTPVPQPLSVPQISPPFHFQSPSKVIQSPDDLRRFHESFSGKHFVGFVAALSESIRAKKISDPCHQSDTVNTIISILETLIQWVDEIPPTQQAARYGNVSFRSWHERLFETSHSLMLQFLPEHLHPSTIEIVPYFTDSFGNPSRIDYGTGHETNFAAWLYCLARMGVIKEEDYPAVVARVFVKYLDLMRKLQLVYCLEPAGSHGVWGLDDYHFLPFIFGASQLIEHKYMKPKSVHNDDIVENFSKEYLYLSCIQFVKKVKKGPFSEHSPLLDDISGVPNWNKVNSGLLKMYKAEVLGKVPIMQHFLFGWLIKWKKKILKVNL